The Gloeobacter morelensis MG652769 genome contains the following window.
GTCCTCAATGTAGGCGAGGGCCTGGCGAACGTTCTCCGAGAAGACGATCTTCTGGGATGCAAGTAAAGTATCGTAAATTCCTGCCCTGGTGAGCGCCTCGGCGGCGTACTGTCCCGCCGGCACCGTCTTGGGGTTGCCGATGGTCAGACGGCTGAGTTGAGACAGTTGCTCGAAGGAAGTCACCTTCGCCTGCCCCTTCGGCACCACCACCACCAACCGGTTGCGGGCGAAAGGCTGGTTGGTGCCCGCCAGAAGCAGCCCTTTTTTGCCCAGGTCGTTCATCTGCTTGAGGGCGGCGGAAGCGAACACATCCACCGGCGCTCCGCGCTCAATTTGCTGGGACAACTCGCCGGAGGCGGCGAAGTTGAAATGGATGTTGTCGCCCGGATGGCCTTTTTCAAACTGGACGGCAATCTCGCCGAACGCTGCTTTGAGGCTGATGGCCGCCGAGACCGTGAGTTCCGCCGCTTGGGCAGCAGCACCCAGGCCCCAGCACGCCAGTGCAAGCGAGACGAATCCCACCCGAGGTCTAAAGTGCATCTAAGGCATCTCCTTGATCACCATCGCTTCTGTGGCTTTGACCAGCACGCTTACCTCGTCGCCGACTTTGAGGCCCATCTGCTCGGCGCTGCGGCGGGTGATCACCGCTTCGACAACAAATTCGCCCACCTGCACAACGACCTGGGCCATGATGTCCCCCAGGACCAATTCGATTACTTTGCCCGGCAACTGGTTGCGCCCGCTGATCCGGATCGCCATCGCCTGCTCCTGCCCAAGACTTTCCGGCCCATCGTCGCCCGATACCGGCCATGGGCGCAACGTTCTTCAATCGGGCCCAGGAGCAACGGCTCCGGGGTGGATGGGGGCTCCCCGTCCGTACAAAGGTTCCACCTCGAACCAGCCGGGGCGCAGGCCGCCCTCGAAGCGTCCGTGCGCCAGATGCATCAAGGCAGCGATGGGCGGCTCGGGCACGGCGTCACCCGCGATCACCCGGCAGCCGGGCGGCAAGGTGCCCTGCCAGGCTTCCCAGTGCGCTTCGAGGACCAGTGCTACGTCCCGCAAAGTGATCAAAACACCGTCAACGCGCTCGTAAAGGGCGGCGTAGCGGTCGCCGCGGCGGGCATCCAGCCAGACGGCCACCGGGCCATGGCCTGGGTGAGCCGCCGCCAGGGCTTCGAGGGCATTGACGCCCAGAAGCGGGACAGCGAGCGCCTGGGCAAGGGTGCGCGCCGTCACCACCCCCAGCCGGGTGGCCGTGAAGCTGCCGGGGCCGATGCAGATGGCGATCCAATCTAGATCACTAAAACGCCGGGGGACCAGAAAATCCCGCAGCCGCACCTGCAGCGTCTCGGAGAGGGCGCGCCCCTCTGCGAACAGTTGCGTGCGCAAGCTCTCCCCCTCCCAAAGGGCAAGGCCCAGGGTGTCGGTGGAAGTGTGCAGACCCAGCCCGGCGGTGCCGCTCAACTTTCGAGCAGATCCGGCTGTTCGCGGACGATGCGCTCAAATAGCGGCTGGAAGCTGAACCAACCCAGGTGGTGGCTGCCCACCTGGCTGCAGGCGAGGCGGGCCTGCTCAGGGTGAATCGTCACGGGTCGGCCGGCCGCCTCGGCGAGCAACTGCGCCTGACAGGAGCGGTCCATGGCGATGAACCACCAGGCCGCCTCATCGACGCTGTGGCCGACGGTCAGAAGACCGTGGTTGCGCAGGATAACGGCTTTGTGGGGGCCGAGGG
Protein-coding sequences here:
- the modA gene encoding molybdate ABC transporter substrate-binding protein — its product is MHFRPRVGFVSLALACWGLGAAAQAAELTVSAAISLKAAFGEIAVQFEKGHPGDNIHFNFAASGELSQQIERGAPVDVFASAALKQMNDLGKKGLLLAGTNQPFARNRLVVVVPKGQAKVTSFEQLSQLSRLTIGNPKTVPAGQYAAEALTRAGIYDTLLASQKIVFSENVRQALAYIEDGNVDAGIVYVTDARTSQKVSVGFAVPANYSEPVIYPIAVVQDSKQPNLARAFVTFVLSARGQEILQSKGFLGASKK
- a CDS encoding TOBE domain-containing protein is translated as MAIRISGRNQLPGKVIELVLGDIMAQVVVQVGEFVVEAVITRRSAEQMGLKVGDEVSVLVKATEAMVIKEMP
- the tsaB gene encoding tRNA (adenosine(37)-N6)-threonylcarbamoyltransferase complex dimerization subunit type 1 TsaB, with amino-acid sequence MSGTAGLGLHTSTDTLGLALWEGESLRTQLFAEGRALSETLQVRLRDFLVPRRFSDLDWIAICIGPGSFTATRLGVVTARTLAQALAVPLLGVNALEALAAAHPGHGPVAVWLDARRGDRYAALYERVDGVLITLRDVALVLEAHWEAWQGTLPPGCRVIAGDAVPEPPIAALMHLAHGRFEGGLRPGWFEVEPLYGRGAPIHPGAVAPGPD